The segment TCGGCAGGACGCTTTGCTGCTGCCTGCAACGTCGGCAATTCTCGAGAGCGTAGTGGACTCGCCGTGGGCAATCGGCTATGTGGGCCTCGGGTACGCTAAAGAAGCCGCGGGCAAAGTCAAGGTGATTGGGGTGAAGCCCGAAACCAGCAAGCCTGCCGTAGTCCCGTCCGCGGAGACTGTTCGCAGCGGTGAGTACTCCATCGCGCGTTTGCTCTTCCTGTTCACTGCGGGTGAGGAATCGGCTGCAGTCAAGGAGTTCGTGGAATTCTGCTCGACTCCGGAAGGCTTGGCCGTCATTTCCGAAACAGGTTACATCACGGTGAATTAACGTGAGTTTTCGGAACACGCAAGAACTGGCCGTACGGTATACGTTGCGCATTGCCGCGTCTGCCAGCATCTTAATCGTTTTCCTGATCTTCCTGTTTCTGTTCAAAGAAGCGTTGCCGTTTGTCAGGGAACCCGGATTGTCCCACTTGCTGAATGGACGCTGGAATCCGACGTCGCTTAAGGAAGTCTCCTACGGGATCTTCCCCCTTGTAACGGGATCGCTGCTGGTGACTACTCTCGCGACGTTGCTCTCTATTCCGTTTGGCGTGTGTGGAGCTGTCTACATCGCGGAACTGGCTGGACCCCGTGAGCGCGAGGTTCTCAAGCCATTTGTGGAGCTTGTCGCGGCAATACCGTCCGTCGTTCTTGGATTCTTTGGACTTATCGTCGTTGCGCCGG is part of the Candidatus Hydrogenedentota bacterium genome and harbors:
- a CDS encoding phosphate ABC transporter permease subunit PstC → MSFRNTQELAVRYTLRIAASASILIVFLIFLFLFKEALPFVREPGLSHLLNGRWNPTSLKEVSYGIFPLVTGSLLVTTLATLLSIPFGVCGAVYIAELAGPREREVLKPFVELVAAIPSVVLGFFGLIVVAP